A region of Paenibacillus sp. 37 DNA encodes the following proteins:
- a CDS encoding alpha-glucosidase/alpha-galactosidase, protein MNKITFLGAGSTVFVKNVLGDVMMTEALQDFELALFDIDAERLSDSERLLTSLARSLGSRCVVNVYHDRKEALRGAKYVINAIQVGGYDPCTITDFEIPKKYGLRQTIADTLGIGGIFRNLRTIPVMLDFARDMQEVCPDAWFLNYTNPMAVLTNVMNVQGGIKTVGLCHSVQVCVPHLFDALGIDQTGVVAKIAGINHMAWLLEVTKDGQDLYPEIKRLAKEKQKEQHDDMVRFELMQRFGYYVTESSEHNAEYHPYFIKRNYPELIERFNIPLDEYPRRCVNQIEGWREMRTKLFASENIEHTRSREYASHIIEAMETNNPYKIGGNVMNNGLITNLPREACVEVPCLVDGSGISPTYIGDLPPQLAALNRTNINTQLLTIEAAITGKKEHIYHAAMLDPHTAAELSIDDIVAMCDELIEAHGDWLPKYTS, encoded by the coding sequence ATGAATAAAATTACATTTCTCGGTGCGGGAAGCACCGTCTTTGTCAAAAACGTATTGGGTGATGTCATGATGACCGAAGCACTGCAGGATTTTGAGCTGGCATTGTTTGACATCGATGCTGAACGTTTGAGCGATTCCGAGCGTTTGCTGACCAGCCTGGCCCGTTCACTCGGAAGTCGTTGCGTTGTGAACGTATATCATGACCGCAAAGAAGCGCTGCGCGGGGCCAAATATGTCATTAACGCTATCCAAGTCGGTGGATATGATCCATGTACCATTACAGACTTCGAGATTCCGAAGAAATACGGATTGCGTCAAACCATTGCAGATACACTCGGCATCGGCGGAATTTTCCGTAATCTGCGTACGATTCCTGTTATGCTGGATTTCGCCCGAGATATGCAGGAAGTATGTCCGGATGCGTGGTTCCTGAATTACACCAACCCGATGGCCGTGCTTACTAACGTCATGAATGTGCAGGGCGGGATCAAAACCGTAGGATTGTGTCATAGTGTACAGGTATGTGTACCGCATCTGTTTGATGCACTGGGGATCGATCAGACAGGTGTCGTGGCTAAGATTGCAGGGATCAACCACATGGCGTGGCTGCTCGAAGTTACAAAAGACGGGCAGGATCTGTACCCCGAGATTAAACGTCTGGCGAAGGAAAAACAGAAGGAACAGCATGACGACATGGTTCGTTTTGAGCTGATGCAGCGTTTTGGCTATTATGTAACGGAATCCTCCGAGCATAATGCCGAGTACCATCCTTACTTCATCAAACGGAATTACCCGGAGCTGATTGAACGCTTCAATATTCCACTGGATGAGTATCCACGCCGCTGTGTGAACCAGATTGAAGGCTGGAGAGAAATGCGTACCAAGCTGTTTGCCAGCGAAAATATTGAACACACCCGCAGCCGTGAATACGCATCGCATATTATCGAAGCGATGGAGACGAATAACCCATACAAGATTGGCGGCAACGTCATGAACAACGGACTGATTACGAATCTGCCGCGCGAGGCATGTGTCGAGGTACCTTGTCTGGTCGATGGATCAGGGATCAGCCCTACGTACATTGGGGATCTGCCTCCACAACTCGCAGCACTGAACCGGACAAACATTAACACGCAACTGCTGACCATTGAAGCAGCAATCACTGGTAAAAAGGAACATATCTATCACGCCGCCATGCTTGACCCACACACGGCTGCCGAACTGTCTATCGACGACATCGTAGCGATGTGTGATGAGTTGATTGAGGCTCACGGCGACTGGTTGCCGAAATATACCTCATAA
- a CDS encoding AraC family transcriptional regulator, which produces MSRIEMNVVPAGWTQMELMLLFFGWEACDPAHYWGPGVRDSYIVHYIHEGRGTVYMGDQEYKLSEGQGFVILPDTLIHYEADPQEPWTYSWFGFKGIQAKAFMQRAQLSAERPVYDAHDTSAMERLYTEMVQASTRSEGDVLNQSLLYRLMAELISSSPVKEVIGQLLSNKETYIRQAVQFMENRYSQRTSILDIAQAVGLDRTYLSGLFKERYGMSLQSFFLEYRMNRAAELLQNPGLSVSEVAHSVGYTDPLLFSKMFKRVTGVSPKGSRIRD; this is translated from the coding sequence ATGAGTCGCATTGAGATGAATGTGGTTCCCGCAGGCTGGACACAGATGGAGCTGATGTTGTTGTTTTTTGGGTGGGAGGCATGTGACCCTGCGCATTATTGGGGACCGGGTGTACGTGATTCTTACATTGTGCACTACATCCATGAAGGACGGGGCACTGTGTACATGGGGGATCAGGAGTACAAGCTTAGCGAGGGACAGGGTTTTGTCATTCTCCCGGACACGCTTATTCATTATGAGGCAGATCCGCAGGAGCCCTGGACGTATTCGTGGTTTGGTTTTAAAGGCATACAAGCCAAAGCATTCATGCAACGTGCTCAATTGAGCGCGGAGCGGCCGGTTTATGATGCCCATGATACGAGTGCGATGGAACGGTTGTATACGGAGATGGTCCAAGCTTCCACGCGGTCAGAAGGCGATGTGTTGAACCAGAGTCTCTTGTACCGCTTGATGGCAGAACTCATCTCTTCTTCACCTGTGAAGGAAGTTATAGGGCAGCTCCTTTCGAACAAAGAAACATACATCCGGCAGGCGGTGCAATTTATGGAGAACAGGTACAGTCAGCGAACTTCCATACTGGATATTGCCCAAGCTGTGGGGCTGGATCGCACGTATCTATCAGGATTGTTTAAAGAGCGATATGGCATGTCGCTACAGTCCTTTTTTCTGGAGTACCGTATGAATAGGGCAGCCGAACTTCTTCAGAATCCAGGGCTGTCGGTCAGTGAAGTGGCCCATTCTGTTGGTTATACGGACCCATTATTATTTTCTAAGATGTTTAAGCGTGTGACGGGCGTATCTCCGAAGGGGTCGAGAATTCGCGATTAG